A window from Salvia miltiorrhiza cultivar Shanhuang (shh) chromosome 2, IMPLAD_Smil_shh, whole genome shotgun sequence encodes these proteins:
- the LOC131011487 gene encoding uncharacterized protein LOC131011487, which translates to MSKSYVPPLLGKGAAMDVIRRNRQKAASSSGAVTADVTAARVPHSTRVSAHKKKRSAEVDLTLSDRVDDDPVNLSFPNVSAHAQLGPVRGVAEQLLLPRDRDYLKEMGSGSVASELFDHAFLSLQKAAFLMERTGAMEAELRELRAERENWKGEMTAVKKTRDEARQVVKKLESAKLEDARRLERAVADCKELEAKVVALEQQVLYKSCETEVRVRGEMALAYLENQPPKTWDVQQYIDEFNEWKAGREEQAAELASNLAGMTTEDDHP; encoded by the exons ATGTCGAAGTCATATGTTCCTCCTCTGCTTGGGAAGGGCGCTGCAATGGACGTGATCCGTAGGAATAGGCAGAAGGCTGCTAGCTCGAGTGGTGCGGTTACAGCTGATGTTACTGCAGCACGTGTCCCGCATTCGACCCGTGTTTCGGCTCACAAGAAAAAGCGGTCTGCTGAGGTTGACCTCACTTTGTCCGACCGGGTGGACGATGATCCTGTCAACCTGTCATTTCCGAACGTATCGGCGCATGCCCAGCTTGGACCTGTTCGAGGGGTGGCCGAACAGCTATTACTCCCACGTGACCGAGATTATTTGAAGGAGATGGGGAGTGGTAGCGTGGCTAGTGAGCTCTTCGATCATGCCTTCTTG AGTTTGCAGAAAGCCGCCTTCCTAATGGAGAGAACTGGTGCTATGGAGGCGGAACTTCGTGAGTTGAGGGCCGAGCGGGAGAACTGGAAGGGAGAGATGACGGCTGTCAAGAAGACGCGTGATGAGGCCCGTCAGGTTGTCAAGAAGTTGGAGTCTGCCAAGTTGGAAGATGCTCGCCGGCTGGAGCGGGCTGTAGCGGACTGCAAGGAACTCGAAGCCAAAGTTGTTGCGTTGGAGCAACAAGTACTTTATAAAAGCTGTGAGACGGAGGTTCGAGTTCGGGGCGAGATGGCCTTGGCGTATCTCGAGAATCAGCCCCCCAAGACTTGGGATGTCCAACAATACATCGATGAGTTTAATGAGTGGAAGGCTGGCAGGGAGGAGCAAGCGGCGGAGCTAGCTAGCAACTTGGCTGGGATGACCACTGAAGACGATCATCCTTAG